The DNA region aggagcAGCTACAGAGTCTGGGAAGTGGGGGCCAGGCACAGAGGGGTCCTGCCTGCTGGCTCTGTCTAGCACTCGGCTTCAAGCCCCTGGGCAGgcgctcagagcagggcagcaggcaggttgcacAGCCGCGGGATAGGAGAGAGCTGGTCAGCAAGAGCTCAGGCACCCGCCCGCCGCAAGGGGTGCCCCACAATATGCTAATACCCCCACTGCAAATCTCGCTCTGacttgctgcccccaccccactgtccCCCTCTGCTGCACAGCCCTTGCTGGGCGGGGCAGCGCTTGACTGAATCCCATCCatcagctctgggctccctgggAACCGCCTGTCCGAAGGGCAGCTAGGCACTCACAGCCCCTCACTCCCTAGTCATACTGGCAGAGTTTGCTTTGGGGGCTCCCCCTTTGGCAGCCctccgccccccacacacaccttccaTGCAGCAAGGCCGAATGAACTAGCCGCTTCCCCCAATGAGGGCTGTGCCAGAGGGGGGAgaacagggagggggcagcaaaTCAGAGCGGGGTTTGCAGTGGGGTATGGTGTGCGCAGCGCAAAAGCCAGTGGGGTTGTGGGGCTCCCAtcccagggaggggcagaggatccTGCTCCCGGTACTGCCCCACTCAGGGCACTGGTCCTGGCACTGAGAGGGCAGTGGCTCCTGGATGAAAGGTCTGAGCTTTCCAGGAGCTGCCTTCAGGCCAGGGCCCCATctctgcagcaggaggagcagcaccCGGCCCAGCGCAGAGCTGGGCCACACCGGAAAGTGCTTGGCGTgacagccctgggggagggcgcTGTGCCCATCTCTGACTGGCAGACCGCCAGAGCCCAGGGGGAGTGAGGGGGTCTGGGGGCAGCCAAGGACGGGGGCAGGGTCCGATGGCTCCCCTGTAATCTTGTTAGCCAGCCAGGCCTGCAGCTGGGACATTCCCTCTGCAGGGAGCCAGGAGCATGCAGGGGGTGAGCCCCAGCCCCGGCAATGGGGGGGCTCCCATCCCATGGTGCTGAGCAGGCAAAGGGTGCCCAGCCGGGGGCCGTGGCACGTCACTGGAGCTGCTGGACAGGACTCCCCAAGTGGAGCAGAAGGAAGCCGGACGGATCCTGTGCCCAGCACACCTCTGCCGTGTGAGAGAGACCCCGGATCTGTTCCATTAGCACGGGCAGCCCCCTCCAGGCTCTGTGCCACCGTGCGCCCCATCAGTGTGAGCTGGATCCCAGCCatgcctcagccccacccccacaagtGCCATCAAATCGTCCCCTCACGCATCTGACCTTGGGCTGGGGCGCTGGCCCAGGCTGCACTGCGGCTGGTCGGCCCTGGCCCCGGGGGGGACCCTGCCGCAATCCTATGGGAAAGCTGCTGCTCCACCATGGGCTCTTAGTGGGAAACCctggcccccttcccctcccaggatgGCTGAGAGTCCCCGGAGGGTTTCCCCGGTAACAGGGCCAGTTGTAAATTAGTGAGCAAAGAGTTAAGGGACGGGCTTATTGTATTAGTGCGAGTGTGCAGAGGggtcagagggggaggggaggtggcgaGGGAGGGTCTTCCCTGCGTGCAGAGTGAGGCCACCCTCTCCTCCGGCCCAGCCAGCACTTTGCTACCTGCCCCTGGCAGCAGGGCGGGCATCGGGGCCTGGCACCAGGATTCCTGCAGGCCTGGCCCTGGGCAGCGCGAGGGTGGAGGGTTGGGAAAGTTAGTTTGGCAGCAGCCCCTCTCCGCCCTGTCCCCACGGCGAGCTTGAGCTCGGTGTCTGCAACACAGAGTGACAGCTCCAAGCCACCAGCAAGCGTGTGAAGCGAAGAGCGGGGCCGGGCTGTCCTCAGGGGCTCGCTGGGCCCTTCCCAGCAGCCTGTGCCGAGCCAGGCTGAGAAGACCCCACTGGAGGAACTTGGCCAGCGCGGGACGCAGACGCCAGTCAAGTGCCTTTGAAGTGGCACAAAAGGCCCCCCGACACTACCAGGTTTGCGTGAGGCCAGTTCAGGCAGCCCAGGCGATGTCGCTGCCTCTGTAACTTCAGCCAAAGTCTCTGCTGGAGTCGGTGCTCACGCTTCTGCCCCGCGCGGCAGGCCCGGCCCTGCCAGTCTAACGCGGCAGCCCCGAGGCCAGGTTGCAGGAGCCCCCGGCGTGCCCACGGCTGGCCGGACGCTGCAGAGAGAGCAGCGACTGACTCGCCAGCTTGTTCCTCGTTTCGGGCCTGTCCCAGGCCACAGGCTGCTCATGGGTCTGTCACATGCTGGAATGAGCCGTTTGACTTTCTCCCTGTACCAGCCTTTGGCCCGCGGCGCTCAGGGCACCTTACCGAGGGGTAAGTCTCATTCTCCTCCCACCAGCTGGAGAacctgggcccagcacaggggatGACTGACCCACACCGGCgagacagaacccaggcgtcctgggcCCCAAgccacctgctctaaccactgaggcAGAACCTCCCTTCTCTGCCCCCGGACACAGCTCAGTGCCTGGCGGCTCCTGCCAGGGTGGCAGGGTGTGACTGGCTGAGGGCCCAGGGCATggtgggtgcagggagaggagctgggtggGTGAGCGGCTCTTTTCAGAGGTGACTAGAGCTGGGTAGGTAgttcctgtgtgtgtgtcagtgtgtgtgtgtctgtgtgtgtatgtgtgcatgtcagagtgtgtgtgtgttagtgtgtctgtgtgtgtgtgtgtgcatcagtgtatgtgtgtgtcagtgtATGCATGGGTTAATGTGTGTGCATCTTGGTGTGAGTGtgcatcagtgtgtgtgtgtgcgtgtcagtgtgtgtgtgcatcaggGTGGGTGGGTCGGTgcatgtcagtgtgtgtgtgcgtcgAGGTGTGTGcgtgtcagggtgtgtgtgtgtgtcagtatgTGTGTATGCATCGGTGTGTGTTGGTGTGCATGTATGTcagggcgtgtgtgtgtgtgtatcggGGTGTGTGCatgtcggggtgtgtgtgtgtgcgtcaGTGTGTgcgtgtctctgtgtgtgtgtgcgtgtgtcagTCACAGGGTGCCAGTGGCTCTTGTATGACTCCCATGGGGCCAGACTTCGTGTTCCATGGGTAGGAGTCTAGTGCAGGTGCTGATTTACTCCAGGGGGGTTATTGGTTGCAGGGTGTGGGGGTTCCCACGTGTGTGTGGGCGAGTAGGATATATGGGCTCCAACTCACAGGGTAGTGTGTTGCAGGATGTAGggactcgtgtgtgtgtgtgtgtagggactCTGCCTGCGGGTATGTGTGTGGTGCAGGACGCCGCCCCTGGGTGACTGCTGGGGAAGGTGGGGGTGTTTCAGCAGCAGGTTGGTGTCTGGTGGCAGGtgctctgtggtggtggtgggggggtcagGCGTTCCATGTCTGGGGGACACATTGAGCCCTGGTGTCTGAGTGACGGATGCGCGGTGCAGATGGTGAGGCTGGGGAGGTTGCGCAGGGATGGAGGGGCCATGTCTGGGTGATGCTGGGATTTATGGGCTGTGGCTGGCTGAACGCAGAATGGGGACGGCTGTCTGACTCCTGTCTGGAGTGTGGGTGTTTCAGTGACTGATGGTTTGCCAGCCCCACTGTCTGTAGCAGCTCGCCCCTTTCAGACCCCCCGGTGCTGCCTTTGTCAGGGCTCTGCAGACAGATGGCTCTTTTCTCCCGGCTCCAGCTTGCCCAGGAGTTAATCCAATGGTACAAAGCGATGCCAGTTGGAAGCAGCTGCCCATCTGCCTGGTGCCCTGTGCTGCCTCCCTCATTCCCCTTCATTTACATTCCCGTTAGCGAGACGAGCCCCTAAGCACGGGCATCGCCCGCCACACAGGTCCCGGGAATGCCCTGCCAACCCAGaggtggcctggggcagagcctggaGTTGGCAGCCCTGGAAATCCCTCTGCGCCCTGTTGTTCCCTCTCCCTAACCCTGTTTCCtcgccctgctctgccccaggcccctcaCCGGGAGGTCAGCCCTTCGCAGCCCAGTGCGGGCTCAGATGCTTGCCCGGGCTCTGGGAGCTGAACTGCCCCCATGGCAGGAACTTGGGCAGGAAACAAAGGGACCTGCTGGAAGGGCTGAAACCCCCATGTTGGGGGCTGGTGCCCGGGGTGGCAGGATGGGCCTCAGCCCAGGCCTCTCTCATGCCAGGCAGCCTCAGCGCCATAGCAGCAGGTGGCTCCTGAGGTGGATTCCTGGGGGGTGGGAACTGCCCACACTCCCAGGGGGCACCTGGGCCGGCAGGTGAGATGCAGGCTGGACACAGGTCCCCAGGTGCCTGCTGACGTGTCTCGAGTGGCCAGTAACGTGGCCGCCCCTCATTTGTTTTAGGctggctctgagcagcagggctgagcTTTTGGCCCCTGGCTGGCCGGCTCTGTGCTACCCTGTGGCCATGGGGAACGTGCTGGGCAGGCCCAGCTGCCTGGGAGACAAGAGCCAGAAGCCTGAGGAGTTCCTGAAGAACGTGGGGCTTGGCCCCGAGCAGCCGGTGGGGAGGAACAACCGTGACGCTAGAGCTGGGGCCCCCGACAAGTCACCCCTGAACCCGGTGGTGATCGAGAACGGCTGGACCCTGAGCCCAGGCTCGGCTAAGAGCCAGTCgagcagccccctgcccaagcAGAACAACATGGAGGTCAAGGTACAGAaccggagcaggggctgcagccctCTCAAAGCCCAGCTGGAGGCAACTGGGGCCACCTGGACTCCCCCGCGAGGAGCCCCCCACAGGGACTCGGGCAGCAGCTGGGCCTGGAAGCCCGTCAGCACCAGGGAGGTGACCGAGGTGACCGAGGTGACGGAGACCATCGTGACGGAGATCGTGGAGGTGACCGAGTACCCGGGCGGGGAGCCCGTTGTCACCCAGACGGTGAAGGTGCTGACA from Chelonoidis abingdonii isolate Lonesome George chromosome 2, CheloAbing_2.0, whole genome shotgun sequence includes:
- the LOC142046437 gene encoding uncharacterized protein LOC142046437, with protein sequence MGNVLGRPSCLGDKSQKPEEFLKNVGLGPEQPVGRNNRDARAGAPDKSPLNPVVIENGWTLSPGSAKSQSSSPLPKQNNMEVKVQNRSRGCSPLKAQLEATGATWTPPRGAPHRDSGSSWAWKPVSTREVTEVTEVTETIVTEIVEVTEYPGGEPVVTQTVKVLTECDGERTEVNNGGQPLGSPQAGAGVAAGLCRGLAAQELFVCGVHPSRPGVLAFIRRWLSAEAVVMVREFSASLSLLLCKAGSRESESLGPGPGDVKQLFCD